The stretch of DNA tgttttaataaaaaataaaaaattcttttctggGCACGCTTGGACACccctaaataccatcacgtgtcagcgtgtccaattttattcttaacatgaattattgaaatgagtttagaaatagtatatataataaattattaaaacaaaaaatattttaaatattttatataattaaaaaaagacattaaaaataattaaaaaattaatttatattttaatatcaataaaatatcaaaatatcattataatttatctaaaaaatactttatattttatatatatatcatgtCCCCATGCATTATAAGAATTCCAAATTTGTGTGTCCGTATGTCCCGTGTCATGTCGTGTCTCGTGTCCGTGTATCATAGATTGTGATAGAGCATAGCTGGTCTTAGAGTAGAATTTTCCTCTCTGCTTGATTGGCAGGTTGCAACAGAATTTAAGACAATCCTACTTGCATGAACTGcattataaattaaatgtagatttaattttattttccgATTATACATGTAGAAAAATTCACCTGATTGTTGACTTGTTACTACTTGGAACAGTTCTTGACACGCACAGTCTGGTGGGCTGTACCAGTTATTTGGCTGCCAGTTGTATGTTGGTTTATTCATAACTCTGTACAATTGGGACTCAGTTGTCCTCGTGTAGCTTTGTTCGTGGTTATTGGCATTTTGATTTGGACATTGCTTGAATACTCATTGCACCGATTTCTTTTCCACATTGAAACAAAGACCTATTGGTTAGTTCTTTCTTTCTGTGTTAATGTTTGCTTGTAGTGTTCTTTACTGATATCTATTTATTGGCATGACCAACACTGACTGTTTATTTCCACTTTTTGAATGTCGATCTAGGTGGAACACACTGCATTATCTTCTCCATGGCTGCCACCATAAGCATCCCATGGATGGCTTGAGGCTTGTTTTTCCCCCAGCTGCAACAGCAATATTATTGTTTCCGGTATCTCCTTCCTGCCATATTATGTACTGCTTTTTCACATCATTTATGGAGAAAAAGATTTTGGCAATCATGTTATGTTTCTTGAATTAGCTACAAGTTCCTCCTGTCAAAAAGATTTCTGgccattttcaaaataaagctAAATCTTTGTAGATCCATGATTTAAGGTTCTATGAAGTGatgttagtattttttgttttgccGTGTTCATCAGTTCTGGAACTTGGTTAAGCTCTTATCCACCCCTGTAGTTGCTCCTGCTTTGTTTGGAGGTGGTTTATTGGGTTATGTGATGTATGATTGCACCCATTATTACGTGCATCATGGTCAGCCAAAAACTGAAGTACCCCGAAATCTCAAGGTAAAACACCGCCCTTGTCCTTTGACTGTGGATGACAATTAATTTAGCATTCATTGCTTCATTATGCTGCTATGCAAATCATATCGTCCTAGGATAAACCACtactgaaaaagaaaatagttgtttggattattgtatatatgagCTGACCAAAATTGGTCTTTTTTGAATTATgagtatttattattatttttttaatattgatacTTACATGACTCTTTGCTATGGGCCACTATGCGGTTCTTGTCAAGTGATTTGGATCTTCCTATTCTCAGTTACCTACAATGCTGTGTCTATCTATGTCTGTTGGGGCCTACAAATCCTGCATAGGTGTTGTTTGTGTCATTGTTTTCCTAAACTTCACAttgacatttttcaaaagacATTAAATGGATTAAAGTCCACATTTATAGGGAAGATTTAATTGCATGT from Arachis duranensis cultivar V14167 chromosome 4, aradu.V14167.gnm2.J7QH, whole genome shotgun sequence encodes:
- the LOC107483251 gene encoding dihydroceramide fatty acyl 2-hydroxylase FAH1; this translates as MVAQNFVVDLNKPLVFQVGHLGEAYQEWVHQPIVSKEGPRFFENDVLEFLTRTVWWAVPVIWLPVVCWFIHNSVQLGLSCPRVALFVVIGILIWTLLEYSLHRFLFHIETKTYWWNTLHYLLHGCHHKHPMDGLRLVFPPAATAILLFPFWNLVKLLSTPVVAPALFGGGLLGYVMYDCTHYYVHHGQPKTEVPRNLKRYHLNHHFRIQNKGFGITSSLWDSVFGTLPPTKEGAKSM